In Granulicella mallensis MP5ACTX8, the sequence CTCTGCAGCACCGGTGCGGTCAGCATGAAGATGAGCAGCAGCACGAGCACGACGTCTACCAGCGGCGTGATGTTGATGTCGGCGAGCGCTGTCTGCGTGTGTCCTCGCGAGGAGAAGGCCATGGTTAGAGCGTCCTCCGGCGGGGCTCTTCCTGAACCGGCGGAGCAGGCGGCGGAAGCAGAGCCGCGTTTTCGATGGCGTTCAGAAGCTCGCGGCCGAAGTCGTCGCAACGTGCTGCGAACTCGCGTAGCCGCGCGGTGAGCTGGTTGTAGCCGACCAGCGCGGGGATGGCGACGACGAGGCCGGCGGCAGTGGTGATGAGCGCTTCGCTGATGCCCGGAGCGACGGCCCGCAGGGTAGCTGCGCCGGCGGTTCCGAGACCGTGAAAGGCGTCGACGATGCCCATCACTGTTCCGAACAGGCCGACGAAGGTGGCGGACTGGGCGATGGTCGCGAGCCAGGTCATGCGCCGTTCCATGATGGTCACGGCTTCGCTGGAGGCGGTCTGCGCGGCGCGTTCCATGGCCTGGGGATTGGGCGGTGTGCCGCGGCCTCCGCTCTGGCGCTGGTACTCGTCGTGGATCTCATGGAAGACGGTGACGAGCGGGCTGGGCCGGAACTGGTCGGCGACAGCGGCGATCTCGCTCAAGCGCCCCGACTTGCGGAACGCCCGGACGAAGCGGCGGTTCTGCTTGTTGGCGGCACCGAAGCTTCTCCACTTCGAGAGCATGATGGCCCAGGAAAAGATGCTGGCCAGCAGGAGAATCCCGAGCACGGTCAGGGCCGTGGGTCCGCTGTTGTGCAGCATTTCGGCGATTGCACCGGAGTGCGCCGCAACGGGAGGCGGGCCGAGTTGGTCGGGTGTTGCGTCCTGCAGGAGTAGAGCGAGTGTGAGCACAGTCATAGCGTCAGGTTTAGTGTACTTGCGGGATGCGGTTCAGGTGTACCCAGGCAGGTACGGGTTCAGAGTTTCGGGGTGAGGGCGATCAGTGCAGGGTGTGCATCAAACATGGTCGCGTCAGCCGCTTCCTGTAGGGGGGATCAGCCCTTTGGCTCGCCGCTTCAGGCTCGTTTTGTAAGGGAAAAGATTCCACGGTAACCGCACCGCACTCTATGGTAAAAATTCATGACCCAGCTTCAGGCCAAGTCGTTAGTCCCTTCGACTACTTGCAAAACTGGGAGACGACGATTGAACCGTGGAGTGGCTGATGATGGTAGACGCGAGAAGGTCTAGATTTTATGTCTTAGTGATCTTGGCTTCGTCTGCTTGCCTCTGCGCCGCTGCGAGCCACGCAGCCGGATCCAGCCGCACGCCGTCCACGGACCATGGCGCATCTGCCGCCGGGCATGAAGTTGATCGGATGCCATTAAGGCCTGGGATCTGGGAAATCAGTATTTATCGGGATATGCAGGTTGTGTATGGACCTGTTCGTCAGGAACTTTGTTCTGATTCGCTCTATGGATATTTTTTCCCGTGGTATCCCTCTACAGAGAACCTCGGACGTGTTCTTCCTGAAGAAATCATCAGAACTAAAAATTGGGTTTGGCAAAACCCGGACGGAAGATACAGGTTTACCGGCGCTCTGGGTACAACACGTGGTGGCGAGGTCAGGATTGTGCATCTGATTACATTGCACGGCGACGATCATTATGAGGACGAGTTGACTGTGAGCAGCCACGTGTACACTCACCCTCTGAAACATGTCTACATCGGCAGCGGCCGTTGGGTGGCCCCAGCTTCGTGTTCAGTGCCAACGAAATAGGCTCTCAACCTGTATGACCCAATGCACTAAAGCAGAAAACCATCGATCGTTTTGATGCGCTTTTCCTTCGCCCCTGTTATGCTCTCGGTGACGAGACTCTCATGCTGCTGGAACTGCGCGCTGAAAACTACGCCGTAATCGACCACGCGGTCGCGGTCTTTGGCCCCGGCCTGAACCTGCTGACGGGTGAAACCGGTGCTGGCAAGTCGATCCTGATCGACGCCCTGGTGCTGTTGCTTGGAGGCAAAGCCTCCAGCGATCTCGTGCGCTTTGGCGCGGAGAAGGCGGTGCTGGGCTGCGTCTTCGAATCGACGATCGGCGCGGATGCGATCCTCGAGCGCAATGGCATCGACCCGGAGTCGGGAGAGATTCTTCTGCGGCGCGAGATTGGCGCAAACGGCAAGGGCCGCGTGTTTATTAATAATCAACCGGCGACGGTGGGAGTGCTGCGGCAGCTTGCGCCGGAGTTGGCGCTTGTTCACGCGCAGTCCGAGACGCTGATTGCCTTCGATGCCGAACAGCAGCGGTTGCTGCTGGACCGGTTTGGCGATCTCAGCTCCGAGGAGGTTGCGAACGCCTTCGACGTTTGGAGGGGACTCCGTACGCAGATCGAAGAGCTGCGCAACGCCGAGCAGGACCGCATGCGTCTTGTAGACCTGTGGAGCTTCCAGTCGCGCGAGATTGAGGCTACCGGTCTTACCGACGCGGAGGAAGATACGCAGTTAGAGGCAGAGAAGCGTGTGCTGGCCAATGCCGAGCGGCTTCTGACCGGCGCGAACGCCGCACAGGAGCTGCTGTACGAAGGCGAGACCTCGGCGGAGTCGCTGCTGGGAGCCGCGCTGCGACACGTCGAAGATCTGGCGCGGTTTGACGAGCAGTTCCGCGAGACGGCGCAGCAACTGGCGTCGGCCAAGGCGGGCGTTGAAGATGCGACTTCCGCGCTGCGCAAGTTTGCGGGGGAGATCTCGGCTTCTCCGGAGCGGCTGGGTGAGATCGAAGACCGCCTGGCGGCGCTGGACCGGCTGAAGCGCAAGTACGGCGCGACGCTGGGCGAGGTGATGAGCTTTGGCGCGGAGGTTGCGGGCAGGCTGGCAGAGCTGGAGAATCGCGATGCGAGGCTGCGGGAGCTGGAAGCCCAGCTTGCGACTGCGGCGAAAGCCTACGAGGCCGCCGCGCACCGCCTGAGCGAAGAGCGGGTAGCGGCTGCGCGGAAGCTGGGCAAGGTGGCGGAGCGGCAGATCAACGAACTCGCGATGCAGGCCCGGTTTGCGGTGGATGTGGTCTCCGATAAAGCTGCAACGGCCTGGGCGGCACATGGTTGGGACAGCGTCGAGTGCCGTATAGCGACCAATCCTGGTGAGCCGGTGAAGCCGTTGACGGAGATCGCGTCGGGTGGCGAGATGTCCCGCGTGATGCTGGCGCTGAAAGTTTCAGTGGAAGAGGGCGCTGCCGCGGCGGCTAAACGCAAGCGTACGGCGCTGCCGCGAACACTGGTGTTTGATGAGATCGACATCGGCATCGGCGGCAGGGCGGCGGAGGCCGTTGGGCAGAAGTTGAAGACGCTGTCGCGGGCTCAACAGGTGTTGTGTATTACGCATCTGCCGCAGATTGCAGCCTTTGCGGATCAGCACTTCCTGATCGAGAAGTCGGAGCGGCGCGGGAGGACGCAGACGGGGGTTCGCCAGATGGAGCGCCCGGAACGCGTGGAGGAGATTGCGCGCATGCTTTCGGGCGCGAACCTGACGGAGACCTCGTTGCGCCATGCGGAGCAGATGCTGGCGTCGAGCGTATAGGCCTCGAAGTAGTTCTCCTCGGCGGAGATTCCCTCCGTGGCTAAAGCCACAGAAATAGAGCCCCGCGGCGGCGGGGCTGAAGCCCCGCCCTTTCAAAACGGCAGTGGCGACGGCAGCGCGGGCAATAGCATTAAATCCCCTCTTGTGCAAGCAACTCGGCGCCATGCGGACAGCTCTTATTGAGCAACTGTTATGCCGTAAGGAGACTGCCATGCCAGAACCCAGGAAATGCGGACACGCGAGTTGTTCCTGCATCTGCACGGATGGCAAGAAGTTCTGCTGCCAGATGTGCGAAGACAGCAAAAATGTTACGGATTTGAGGTGCGACTGCAAACACTCGTGTTGTGGATAGAGTTTGCTGAAACGATGTGAAGAAAAGTAGAGAGGAAGCACAACCGAGGCATTTTTTTCGTGTCTAGGCAGAGAGATGTTTTTATATCGAGGGCCGAATTCTATGTCGAGGGGGCCGAACATGATCGAATCGCCAAATTCCGCGAAACGCCTGTTGCTTGCAACCGTACGTCCGATCATGACTTCTCCTCTGGCGATGGCTTTGCCTGGGGTGTTGGTGGCGGCCAGTCTTGGCGGGGTGGGGGCGTCGGTGGCCCAGCTTCTTCCGCTTTTTCAGCAGCCCCCGTCTGACGAATAAGGGCCTGCCATTGGTTGCGGCTCGGACCTGGGCCGGACCCTGGGATGCACCGGATGTGGTTCAAATCGGGTGCGTTGCTGCAGGGAAACGCGTATACTTGGGGGTGTGAATGCAGCCACCCTTGCTCCCGAAGATATTAACCAGAACGTAACCGGTTCCCCGGCGAAACGCGTCCTCCTGCTGAAGCCCCGCGGCTTCTGCGCGGGAGTGGTTCGAGCCGTGGATATCGTAAAAATTGCCCTGGATACCTTTGGCGCGCCGATCTATGTCCGCAAGGAGATCGTGCATAACAGCTACGTGGTGAACGATCTTGCCGGCAAAGGCGCTATCTTCGTCAACGAGTTGGACGAGGTTCCGGCCGGCGCACGCGTCATCTACTCGGCGCACGGCGTCTCTCCGGCGGTTCGCGAGCATGCCAAGGAGCGCGGCCTGAAGGTCATCGACGCGACCTGCCCGCTGGTTACCAAGGTTCACGTAGAAGCCATCAAGTTCGCCAAACAGGGCTATTCGCTCGTTCTCGTCGGCCATCGCGACCACGAAGAGGTTGAGGGTACCCAGGGTGAGGCCCCGACCGTAACGCAGGTCGTTTCAACGGTTGAAGAGGTTGCAGCGCTGGTGGTGCCCGATCCGAACAAGGTGGCCTACCTGACGCAGACGACGCTTTCGCTCGATGAAGCCCGTTACATGATCGAGGCTTTGAAGAAGAAGTTCCCCAACATCGTTGGGCCGCATGCGCAGGACATCTGCTACGCCACAGAGAACCGTCAGACAGCCGTGAAGAACGTCGCACACGGCGCGGACGTGGTTCTGGTGGTCGGCTCGCGGAACAGCTCGAACTCCAATCGCCTCGTCGAAGTCTCGCAGAACCTGGGAACGAACTCCTACCTGATTGATAAGGCAGAGGATATCCGGGCGGAGTGGATTGAAAACGTTTCGACTGTTGCCATTACGGCAGGTGCCTCCGCGCCTGAGATTCTGGTGCAGGATGTCGTTCAGTATTTGCAGGGTAAGGGATACGGATCGGTAGAAGAAGTCGAAGTGATGCCGGAGAATGTACGTTTCGGCCTGCCGCCGGAGATTGTGCAGGCGATCGCCTCCGCGCCTCCGATAGCGAGAGACGTCACGGCATAACCAGCGGCTGACTGTTACGGCAGCCGTTGAGGGATAACCATTTTCAGGATGAGTACAACACCGATCAATCCGAGTAATCCGGGGGGTACGGCTCCAAAGCAGCCACGGTTCGGCCGGCTCGACATGGCCATGGACCTTGTCATTGGTGGCATCAACCGGTCGGTTGAATGGCTGATGGGCGAGCAGGAAGAGCCAGGCTACTGGTGCGGAGAGCTTGAAGCCGACTCGATGCTCGAGGCGGACTATATCTTCATGCATACGCTGCTGGGGTCTGGCGACCGCGGCAAGATGGAGCGGTGCATCAACGAGATTCTGCGCCACCAGAACGCCGATGGCGGATGGAGCCTGTATCCCGGCGGTCCGTCGAATGTGCACTACGGCGTGAAGTGCTATCTCGCGCTGAAGCTGATGGGCTGGAGCGCCGACGATCCGGTGTTGGTGCGGGCGCGTGAGAACGTGCTTTCGCTGGGTGGCGTGGTCGAGTGCAATACCTTCACCAAGATCTATCTCTGCGCGCTGGGTCAGTACGACTATGACGCGGTTCCGGCTGTTCCGCCGGAGATGCTGCTGTTTCCGAACTGGTTCTACTTCAATATCTACGAGATCAGCTCGTGGTCGCGCGGCATTCTGGTGCCGTTGTCGGTCATCTACTCGACCAAGCCGTTCAAGAAGCTGCCGCCTGAGCAGGGTATCGACGAGCTGTTCGTCGGCGGCCGCGCCAATGCCGACCTGCATCTGCGCTGGAACAAGAAGAAGTTCTTCTCCTGGAGTAACTTCTTCCTGATGCTCGATCGCATGATGCACTGGGCTGAGCGTATCCACATTCGCCCGCTGCGCAAGATCGCGCTGAAGAAGGCTGAGAAGTGGATGCTGGACCGGTTCGAGATGTCGGATGGGTTGGGCGCTATCTATCCCGCAATGATGAACTCCATCATTGCGCTACGCTACCTGGGCTACTCAGAAGACGATCCGCAGTTCATCCGCGCGATGGACGAGTTCGAGAAGCTGGGCATTGAAGAGCCCGAGGTTCCGGATGCAAACCCGGCACGTTTCCGCATGCAGCCTTGCATGTCACCCGTATGGGACACCGCATATGCGGTCTTCGCGTTGGGCGAGGCGGGTGTTCCCAAGGACGATCCCCGGCTGCTCAAGGCTGCCGACTGGATGCTGTCCAAAGAAGTGCGGCACAAGGGCGACTGGGCGGTCAAGGTCAAGAACGTCGAGCCCGGCGGTTGGTACTTCGAGTTCAATAACGAGTTTTATCCCGACGTCGACGATTCGGCGCAGGTGCTGCTGGCCCTGAACTGCGTTCAGAACCCTCGCGAGCGCTACCAGTACGAGGTCTCGCAGCGGGCGTTGAACTGGATCTTCGCGATGCAATGCAAGAACGGCGGCTGGGCTTCGTTCGACAAGGACAACACGAAGCAGATCTTCGAGTCGATCCCGTTTGCCGACCATAACGCGATGATCGATCCGCCGACGGTCGACATCACCGGGCGCATCCTGGAGATGCTCTCCGGCTACGGCTTCACGCGCAGTGATAAGCGCGTGGAGAAGGCGGTCCAGTTCATCCTCAAGGGGCAGGAGCCGGATGGCTCGTGGTTTGGCCGCTGGGGCGTCAACTATCTCTACGGAACATTCCTGGTCCTGCGCGGGCTGGAGGCGATCGGGTACTCGTACCTGGAGCCGGCAGTGCAGCAGGCGGCGGAGTGGATCCGCATGGTGCAGAACACCGACGGTGGATGGGGCGAGACCTGCGGCACCTATGACGATCCGAACCAGCGTGGCGTTGGGCCTTCTACGCCCTCGCAGACGGCCTGGGCGATCCTCGGATTGCTGGCTGCGAACGATACCCGTTCGGACTCGGTAGCCAAGGGAATTCGCTGGTTGATCGAGCGTCAGCATGAGGACGGCTCGTGGGATGAGCTGATGCCGGGCCGCAATGGCGAGAGCTATTACACCGGAACGGGCTTCCCTCGCGTCTTCTACCTGGGGTATCACCTGTACAAGCAGTACTTCCCGCTGTTGGCGCTGACGACGTATCGCAAGGCGCTCGAGCGTGAACAAGCCGAAGCCTAAGACCGTACAGCAACATCGAATACATTACACACGAAGTATGAAGGAGTACTCAGCATGGCCGTACCTATCTCACAAGCCTGGACCGTAGCAACCTACGTTCTCAAGCAGAAGCTTTCGGGACGCAAGCGGTATCCGCTGGTGCTTATGCTCGAGCCACTCTTCCGCTGCAACCTTGCCTGCGCCGGCTGCGGCAAGATCCAGTACCCTGCGCACATCCTGAAGGCCGAACTAACGCCGGAGCAGTGCTTCAAGGCGGTAGAAGAGTGCGGTACGCCGATGGTGTCCATCCCTGGCGGCGAGCCTTTGCTGCACCCCCAGATGCCGGAGATCGTCGCCGGCCTGGTGGCCCGCAAGAAGTATGTTTACATGTGCACGAACGCGCTGCTGTTGAAAGAGAAGCTGCATCTCTTCAAGCCGTCGAAGTACCTCAGCTTCTCCGTGCATGTGGACGGAGAACGCGAGCATCACGACTTCGGTGTCTGCCGCGAAGGCGGATACGACGTTGCGATGGAAGGCGTGCGCGCGGCTGTGGAAGCGGGTTTCCGTGTTACGACGAACACTACGCTCTTCGATGGCGCAGACCCGAACTCGGTGCGCCGTCACTTCGACCAGATGATGGAAGCGGG encodes:
- a CDS encoding MotA/TolQ/ExbB proton channel family protein; its protein translation is MTVLTLALLLQDATPDQLGPPPVAAHSGAIAEMLHNSGPTALTVLGILLLASIFSWAIMLSKWRSFGAANKQNRRFVRAFRKSGRLSEIAAVADQFRPSPLVTVFHEIHDEYQRQSGGRGTPPNPQAMERAAQTASSEAVTIMERRMTWLATIAQSATFVGLFGTVMGIVDAFHGLGTAGAATLRAVAPGISEALITTAAGLVVAIPALVGYNQLTARLREFAARCDDFGRELLNAIENAALLPPPAPPVQEEPRRRTL
- the recN gene encoding DNA repair protein RecN, whose translation is MLLELRAENYAVIDHAVAVFGPGLNLLTGETGAGKSILIDALVLLLGGKASSDLVRFGAEKAVLGCVFESTIGADAILERNGIDPESGEILLRREIGANGKGRVFINNQPATVGVLRQLAPELALVHAQSETLIAFDAEQQRLLLDRFGDLSSEEVANAFDVWRGLRTQIEELRNAEQDRMRLVDLWSFQSREIEATGLTDAEEDTQLEAEKRVLANAERLLTGANAAQELLYEGETSAESLLGAALRHVEDLARFDEQFRETAQQLASAKAGVEDATSALRKFAGEISASPERLGEIEDRLAALDRLKRKYGATLGEVMSFGAEVAGRLAELENRDARLRELEAQLATAAKAYEAAAHRLSEERVAAARKLGKVAERQINELAMQARFAVDVVSDKAATAWAAHGWDSVECRIATNPGEPVKPLTEIASGGEMSRVMLALKVSVEEGAAAAAKRKRTALPRTLVFDEIDIGIGGRAAEAVGQKLKTLSRAQQVLCITHLPQIAAFADQHFLIEKSERRGRTQTGVRQMERPERVEEIARMLSGANLTETSLRHAEQMLASSV
- a CDS encoding 4-hydroxy-3-methylbut-2-enyl diphosphate reductase produces the protein MNAATLAPEDINQNVTGSPAKRVLLLKPRGFCAGVVRAVDIVKIALDTFGAPIYVRKEIVHNSYVVNDLAGKGAIFVNELDEVPAGARVIYSAHGVSPAVREHAKERGLKVIDATCPLVTKVHVEAIKFAKQGYSLVLVGHRDHEEVEGTQGEAPTVTQVVSTVEEVAALVVPDPNKVAYLTQTTLSLDEARYMIEALKKKFPNIVGPHAQDICYATENRQTAVKNVAHGADVVLVVGSRNSSNSNRLVEVSQNLGTNSYLIDKAEDIRAEWIENVSTVAITAGASAPEILVQDVVQYLQGKGYGSVEEVEVMPENVRFGLPPEIVQAIASAPPIARDVTA
- the shc gene encoding squalene--hopene cyclase, with amino-acid sequence MSTTPINPSNPGGTAPKQPRFGRLDMAMDLVIGGINRSVEWLMGEQEEPGYWCGELEADSMLEADYIFMHTLLGSGDRGKMERCINEILRHQNADGGWSLYPGGPSNVHYGVKCYLALKLMGWSADDPVLVRARENVLSLGGVVECNTFTKIYLCALGQYDYDAVPAVPPEMLLFPNWFYFNIYEISSWSRGILVPLSVIYSTKPFKKLPPEQGIDELFVGGRANADLHLRWNKKKFFSWSNFFLMLDRMMHWAERIHIRPLRKIALKKAEKWMLDRFEMSDGLGAIYPAMMNSIIALRYLGYSEDDPQFIRAMDEFEKLGIEEPEVPDANPARFRMQPCMSPVWDTAYAVFALGEAGVPKDDPRLLKAADWMLSKEVRHKGDWAVKVKNVEPGGWYFEFNNEFYPDVDDSAQVLLALNCVQNPRERYQYEVSQRALNWIFAMQCKNGGWASFDKDNTKQIFESIPFADHNAMIDPPTVDITGRILEMLSGYGFTRSDKRVEKAVQFILKGQEPDGSWFGRWGVNYLYGTFLVLRGLEAIGYSYLEPAVQQAAEWIRMVQNTDGGWGETCGTYDDPNQRGVGPSTPSQTAWAILGLLAANDTRSDSVAKGIRWLIERQHEDGSWDELMPGRNGESYYTGTGFPRVFYLGYHLYKQYFPLLALTTYRKALEREQAEA